The Cervus canadensis isolate Bull #8, Minnesota chromosome 29, ASM1932006v1, whole genome shotgun sequence genome includes a window with the following:
- the NAA40 gene encoding N-alpha-acetyltransferase 40 has translation MGRKSSKAKEKKQKRLEERAAMDAVCAKVDAANRLGDPLEAFPVFKKYDRNGLNVSIECKRVSGLEPATVDWAFDLTKTNMQTMYEQSEWGWKDREKREEMTDDRAWYLIAWENRSVPVAFSHFRFDVECGDEVLYCYEVQLESKVRRKGLGKFLIQILQLMANSTQMKKVMLTVFKHNHGAYQFFREALQFEIDDSSPSMSGCCGEDCSYEILSRRTKFGDSQHSHSGGHCGGCCH, from the exons AGGAAGTCGagcaaggcaaaggagaagaaacagaagcGGCTGGAGGAGCGAGCAGCCATGGATGCTGTCTGTGCCAAAGTGGACGCCGCCAACAGG cTTGGAGACCCACTGGAGGCTTTCCCCGTGTTCAAGAAATACGATCGGAATGG gtTGAACGTCTCCATTGAATGTAAGCGAGTGTCCGGCCTGGAGCCGGCCACTGTGGACTGGGCCTTCGACCTGACCAAGACCAACATGCAGACCAT GTACGAGCAGAGCGAGTGGGGCTGGAAGGACCGAGAGAAGCGCGAGGAGATGACGGATGACCGAGCCTGGTACCTCATCGCTTGGGAAAACCGATCCGTGCCCGTCGCCTTCTCTCACTTCCGGTTTGACGTGGAGTGCGGGGATGAAGTCCTGTACTG CTACGAGGTGCAGTTGGAGAGCAAGGTGCGGCGGAAAGGCCTGGGGAAGTTCCTCATACAGATTCTGCAGCTCATGGCCAACAG cACACAGATGAAGAAAGTTATGTTAACGGTATTTAAGCACAATCATGGCGCCTACCAGTTCTTCAGAGAAGCGCTGCA aTTTGAAATCGATGACTCTTCCCCAAGCATGTCCGGCTGCTGTGGGGAGGACTGCTCCTATGAGATCCTGAGCCGGAGGACCAAGTTTGGGGACAGCCAGCATTCCCATTCGGGCGGGCACTGTGGCGGCTGCTGCCACTGA